The following coding sequences are from one Mycobacterium bourgelatii window:
- a CDS encoding transglutaminase family protein, translated as MSIKVALEHRTSYTFDKLVRVYPHVVRLRPAPHCRTPIEAYSLRVEPSDHFINWQQDALGNFLARLVFPKPMRQLTITVGLIADLKVINPFDFFIEEWAETWFSPGWSYPKALAVDLEPYLRPVDEDGEGSGPGDLVRAWVDNFTVPPGTRTIDFLVALNRAISADIGYSVRMEPGVQTPDHTLRTGIGSCRDSAWLLVSILRQLGLAARFVSGYLVQLASDVEALDGPSGPAADFTDLHAWTEVYVPGAGWIGLDPTSGLFAGEGHIPLAATPHPSSAAPISGGTEPCVSVLEFSNTVTRVHEDPRVTAPYPDEAWETICEVGRRVDERLVAGDVRLTIGGEPTFVSVDNQVDPEWRTAADGPHKRERASDLAARLKAQWAPQGLVQRSQGRWYPGEPLPRWQIALYWRTDGRPLWSDASLLADPWFNKPAPVDNDAAQRVLTAVADGLGLPATQVRPAYEDPLARLAASARLPLGDPVDPDEDLAEDTPEARAKLLARLDESTTAPAAYVLPLHRREDGVGWASADWHLRRGRIVLAEGDSPAGLRLPLNAISWNPPPASFGVDPTSVGRSQLVETDRAAAVVVDPDTAPRTAMVAEVRDGVLYIFIPPTDALEHFIDLITRIEVAAAQHNTPVVIEGYGPPPDPRLQSTTITPDPGVIEVNVAPTASFEEQRQQLETLYEQARLARLSTESFDVDGTHGGTGGGNHITLGGVTPADSPLLRRPDLLVSLLTYWQRHPSLSYLFAGRFVGTTSQAPRVDEGRDEALYELEIAFTEIARLSAGFAAKPWVTDRALRHLLTDITGNTHRAEFCIDKLYSPEGPRGRLGLLELRGFEMPPHLRMAMVQSLLVRSLVAWFWEQPLRAPLIRHGANLHGRYLLPHFLIHDIADVAADLRAHGIPFETSWLDPFTEFRFPRIGTAVFDGVEIELRGAIEPWNTLGEESTATGTARYVDSSVERVQVRVIGADRHRYVVTCNGYPVPLLATDNPDIHVGGVRFKAWQPPSALHPTITTDVPLQFELIDLTAGTSRGGCTYHVAHPGGRAYDEPPINAVEAESRRARRFEATGFTPGKLDLSAIKEKQARMFTDVGAPGILDMRRVRTVQQ; from the coding sequence ATGAGCATCAAAGTTGCGCTGGAGCACCGCACCAGTTACACCTTTGACAAGCTGGTGCGGGTGTATCCGCACGTCGTGCGGCTTCGTCCGGCACCCCATTGCCGCACCCCGATCGAGGCATACTCGCTGCGCGTCGAGCCGTCGGACCACTTCATCAACTGGCAGCAGGACGCGCTGGGCAACTTCCTGGCCCGGCTGGTTTTCCCGAAGCCGATGCGCCAGCTGACCATCACGGTCGGCTTGATCGCCGATTTGAAGGTGATCAACCCGTTCGACTTCTTCATCGAAGAATGGGCCGAGACGTGGTTTTCGCCCGGCTGGAGCTACCCCAAGGCGCTGGCCGTTGACCTCGAGCCCTACCTGCGCCCGGTCGACGAGGACGGCGAAGGATCGGGCCCAGGCGATCTGGTGCGCGCCTGGGTGGACAACTTCACCGTGCCGCCGGGCACTCGCACCATCGACTTCCTGGTCGCGCTGAACCGCGCGATCAGCGCCGACATCGGCTACAGCGTGCGCATGGAACCCGGTGTGCAGACGCCGGATCACACCCTGCGCACCGGCATCGGGTCGTGCCGCGACTCGGCGTGGCTGCTGGTCTCGATCCTGCGCCAGCTGGGGCTGGCCGCGCGGTTCGTGTCCGGCTACCTGGTGCAGCTGGCGTCGGACGTCGAGGCTCTCGACGGCCCGTCGGGACCGGCCGCCGACTTCACCGATCTGCACGCCTGGACCGAGGTGTATGTCCCCGGCGCGGGCTGGATCGGACTGGACCCGACGTCGGGTCTGTTCGCCGGCGAGGGCCACATCCCGTTGGCCGCCACGCCGCACCCGTCGTCGGCGGCGCCGATCAGCGGCGGCACCGAGCCGTGCGTCTCGGTACTGGAGTTCTCCAATACCGTCACGCGCGTCCACGAAGACCCGCGGGTCACGGCGCCCTACCCGGACGAGGCCTGGGAGACGATCTGCGAGGTGGGCCGACGCGTCGACGAACGCCTGGTCGCCGGGGACGTCCGGCTGACCATCGGCGGCGAACCCACGTTCGTGTCGGTGGACAACCAGGTCGACCCGGAATGGCGCACCGCCGCCGACGGACCGCACAAGCGCGAGCGGGCCTCCGATCTGGCCGCCCGCCTCAAGGCCCAGTGGGCGCCGCAGGGGCTGGTACAGCGCAGCCAGGGCCGCTGGTATCCGGGAGAACCGTTGCCGCGCTGGCAGATTGCCCTGTACTGGCGGACCGACGGCCGCCCACTGTGGAGCGACGCCTCGTTGCTGGCCGACCCGTGGTTCAACAAGCCCGCGCCGGTCGACAACGACGCGGCGCAACGCGTGCTTACCGCGGTTGCTGACGGCCTTGGGCTACCGGCGACGCAGGTGCGCCCCGCCTACGAGGACCCGCTGGCCCGCCTGGCCGCCAGCGCGCGACTCCCGCTGGGCGATCCTGTGGACCCGGACGAGGACCTCGCGGAGGACACCCCAGAAGCTCGTGCCAAGCTGCTGGCGCGGCTCGACGAATCCACCACGGCCCCGGCGGCATACGTGCTGCCACTGCACCGACGAGAGGACGGCGTCGGCTGGGCCAGCGCGGACTGGCACCTGCGCCGCGGACGCATCGTGCTGGCCGAGGGCGATTCGCCCGCCGGGCTCCGGCTGCCGTTGAACGCGATCAGCTGGAACCCACCACCGGCCTCGTTCGGCGTCGACCCGACCAGCGTCGGCCGCTCGCAGTTGGTGGAGACCGACCGTGCCGCGGCGGTGGTGGTCGACCCGGACACCGCGCCGCGGACCGCGATGGTCGCCGAGGTTCGGGACGGCGTGCTCTATATCTTCATCCCGCCCACGGACGCGCTGGAACACTTCATCGACCTGATCACCCGCATCGAAGTCGCTGCGGCGCAGCACAATACCCCCGTTGTCATCGAAGGCTACGGTCCCCCACCGGACCCGCGCCTGCAGTCCACGACGATCACCCCCGACCCGGGCGTCATCGAGGTCAACGTCGCTCCGACCGCCAGTTTCGAAGAACAACGGCAGCAACTGGAGACGCTTTACGAACAGGCCCGGCTGGCCCGCCTGTCCACGGAGTCGTTCGACGTGGACGGCACACACGGCGGCACCGGCGGTGGCAACCACATCACCCTGGGCGGTGTCACACCCGCGGATTCGCCGCTGCTGCGCCGCCCGGATCTGTTGGTGTCACTGCTGACCTACTGGCAGCGGCACCCGTCGCTGTCGTATCTGTTCGCTGGACGGTTTGTGGGCACCACCTCGCAAGCACCGCGGGTGGATGAGGGACGCGACGAGGCGCTGTACGAACTCGAAATCGCCTTCACCGAAATTGCCAGGCTATCGGCGGGATTCGCCGCCAAACCCTGGGTCACCGACCGCGCCCTGCGGCACCTGTTGACCGACATCACCGGCAACACCCACCGCGCCGAGTTCTGCATCGACAAGCTGTACAGCCCCGAAGGTCCCCGCGGGCGGTTGGGTCTGTTGGAGTTGCGCGGTTTCGAGATGCCACCGCATCTGCGGATGGCGATGGTGCAGTCATTGCTGGTGCGTTCGCTGGTGGCGTGGTTCTGGGAGCAGCCGCTGCGTGCTCCGCTCATTCGCCACGGCGCCAATCTGCACGGGCGGTACCTGCTGCCGCACTTCTTGATTCACGACATCGCCGACGTCGCCGCCGACTTGCGGGCACACGGCATCCCGTTCGAGACCAGCTGGCTGGACCCGTTCACCGAATTCCGCTTCCCGCGGATCGGCACCGCCGTGTTCGACGGCGTGGAGATCGAGTTGCGCGGCGCGATCGAGCCGTGGAACACCCTCGGCGAGGAGTCCACGGCCACCGGCACCGCCCGGTACGTCGACTCCTCGGTCGAACGCGTCCAGGTCCGGGTCATCGGCGCCGACCGGCACCGGTATGTGGTGACCTGCAACGGTTATCCGGTTCCACTGCTGGCCACCGACAACCCCGACATCCACGTGGGTGGGGTGCGGTTCAAGGCCTGGCAGCCGCCGAGTGCGTTGCACCCGACCATCACCACCGACGTCCCACTTCAGTTCGAGCTCATCGACCTGACCGCCGGGACATCGCGCGGCGGCTGCACCTATCACGTCGCCCACCCCGGTGGACGCGCCTATGACGAGCCGCCCATCAACGCGGTGGAAGCCGAATCACGACGTGCCCGCCGCTTCGAGGCAACCGGCTTCACCCCCGGCAAACTCGACCTCTCCGCCATCAAGGAGAAGCAGGCGCGAATGTTCACCGATGTCGGCGCGCCGGGCATCCTCGACATGCGACGCGTGCGTACCGTTCAGCAGTAA
- a CDS encoding replication-associated recombination protein A gives MPDDVSDGLFDLPGDPNTTDPGLAAPLAATAGSPLAVRMRPASLDEVVGQDHLLAPGSPLRRLVEGSGVASVILYGPPGSGKTTLAALISQATGRRFEALSALSAGVKDVRAVIDKARTGAIHGEQTVLFIDEVHRFSKTQQDALLSAVENRVVLLVAATTENPSFSVVAPLLSRSLILQLRPLTADDIRTVVQRAIDDPRGLAGRVQVTPEAVDLLVQLAAGDARRALTALEVAAEATEHVGIETIEQSLDRAAVRYDRDGDQHYDVISAFIKSVRGSDVDAALHYLARMLVAGEDPRFIARRLMILASEDIGMADSTALPLAVAAAQTVQLIGLPEAQLTLAHATVYLATAPKSNAVTTALGAAMSDIKAGKAGLVPAHLRDGHYSGAAGLGNAQGYKYAHDHPDGVVAQQYPPDELVGVDYYRPTGRGVEREIGGRLDRLRAIIRKKQGR, from the coding sequence ATGCCTGATGACGTGTCCGACGGTCTGTTTGACCTGCCCGGCGACCCGAATACGACCGACCCCGGCCTTGCCGCACCGCTAGCGGCCACCGCCGGGTCACCGCTGGCCGTGCGCATGCGGCCGGCGTCGCTGGACGAAGTGGTGGGACAAGATCACCTGCTGGCCCCCGGCTCGCCGCTGCGCCGGCTGGTCGAGGGCTCGGGCGTGGCGTCGGTCATCCTCTACGGCCCACCGGGCAGCGGCAAGACAACGCTGGCGGCCCTGATCTCCCAGGCGACCGGACGCCGCTTCGAGGCGCTGTCGGCGTTGTCGGCGGGCGTGAAGGACGTTCGTGCGGTGATCGACAAGGCCCGCACCGGTGCGATTCACGGCGAGCAGACCGTGCTGTTCATCGACGAGGTGCACCGCTTCTCCAAGACCCAGCAGGACGCCCTGTTGTCGGCGGTGGAAAATCGGGTGGTCCTGTTGGTCGCGGCCACCACCGAGAACCCCTCGTTTTCGGTTGTCGCGCCGCTGCTGTCGCGGTCGCTGATCCTGCAGTTGCGGCCCCTGACGGCCGACGACATCCGCACCGTGGTGCAGCGCGCCATCGACGACCCGCGCGGGCTGGCCGGGCGGGTCCAGGTGACGCCCGAGGCCGTTGACCTGCTGGTGCAACTGGCCGCCGGTGACGCCCGCCGCGCGTTGACGGCATTGGAGGTCGCGGCCGAGGCGACCGAGCACGTCGGCATCGAGACCATCGAGCAGTCCCTGGACCGGGCCGCGGTGCGCTACGACCGCGACGGCGACCAGCACTACGACGTCATCAGCGCGTTCATCAAATCTGTGCGTGGTTCCGACGTCGACGCCGCCCTGCACTATCTGGCTCGCATGCTGGTCGCGGGGGAGGATCCCCGGTTCATCGCCCGCCGCTTGATGATCCTGGCCAGCGAGGACATCGGCATGGCGGATTCGACCGCGCTGCCGTTGGCGGTCGCGGCGGCCCAGACGGTGCAGTTGATCGGCTTGCCCGAGGCTCAGCTGACCCTGGCGCACGCCACCGTCTATCTGGCCACCGCCCCGAAGTCCAATGCGGTGACCACGGCGCTGGGTGCCGCCATGAGCGACATCAAGGCCGGCAAGGCCGGTCTGGTGCCCGCGCACCTGCGTGACGGGCACTATTCGGGGGCCGCCGGGTTGGGCAATGCCCAGGGGTACAAGTACGCCCACGACCACCCCGACGGCGTTGTTGCGCAACAGTATCCACCGGATGAGCTGGTTGGCGTGGACTACTACCGCCCCACCGGTCGCGGGGTGGAGCGAGAGATCGGCGGCAGGCTAGATCGGCTGCGGGCCATCATTCGGAAGAAACAAGGACGCTAG
- a CDS encoding secondary thiamine-phosphate synthase enzyme YjbQ, with product MLEVDTSRRRIVDLTEAVRGFCFALGDGLCNVFVPHATAGVAIIETGAGSDHDLVDTLERLLPRDDRYRHSHGSKGHGADHVLPALVAPSVTVPVTAGELMLGTWQSIVLVDLNRDNPQRSVRLSFVAG from the coding sequence GTGCTGGAAGTGGACACGTCGCGGCGCCGCATCGTCGATCTGACCGAAGCGGTCCGCGGGTTCTGCTTCGCTCTCGGCGACGGCCTGTGCAACGTCTTCGTCCCCCACGCGACCGCCGGTGTCGCGATCATCGAGACCGGCGCCGGTTCCGACCACGACTTGGTGGACACGCTGGAACGACTGTTGCCCCGCGACGACCGCTACCGGCATTCCCACGGGTCCAAGGGGCACGGCGCCGACCATGTGTTGCCGGCGCTGGTCGCCCCGTCGGTGACAGTGCCGGTGACGGCGGGCGAGTTGATGCTGGGCACCTGGCAGAGCATCGTCCTGGTCGATCTCAACCGGGATAACCCCCAGCGCTCCGTACGACTTAGCTTTGTGGCGGGCTAG
- the alaS gene encoding alanine--tRNA ligase: MQTHEIRKRFLDHFVKAGHTEVPSASVILDDPNLLFVNAGMVQFVPFFLGQRTPPYTRATSIQKCIRTPDIDEVGITTRHNTFFQMAGNFSFGDYFKRGAIELAWDLLTNSVSEGGYGLDPNRLWATVYLDDDEAAELWQEIANLPPERIQRRGMADNYWSMGIPGPCGPSSEIYYDRGPEFGPEGGPIVNEDRYLEVWNLVFMQNERGEGTNKEDYEILGPLPRKNIDTGMGVERIALVLQDVHNVYETDLLRPVIDLVAERAPRPYDVGNHADDVRYRIIADHTRTAAILIGDGVSPGNDGRGYVLRRLLRRVIRSAKLLGIEDPVVGDLMATVRDSMGPSYPELATDFERINRIAVAEETAFNRTLASGSKLFEDVAKATKSTGTKVVSGSDAFTLHDTYGFPIELTLEMANEAGLTVDEAGFRELMAEQRQRAKADAAARKHAHADLTAYRELVDAGPTEFTGFDELTSQAKILGIFVDGQRVPVVAHTDAVAADRVELILDRTPLYAESGGQIADAGTITGTGASASAKAAVTDVQKIAKTVHVHRVNVESGEFVEGDTVIAEVDPGWRKGATQGHSGTHMVHAALRQVLGPNAVQAGSLNRPGYLRFDFNWQGPLTEEQRLQIEEVTNEAVQADFEVHTFIEQLEKAKAMGAMALFGESYPDQVRVVEIGGPFSLELCGGTHVHNSAQIGPVTILGESSIGSGVRRVEAYVGLDSFRHLAKERALMAGLASTLKVPSEEVPTRVANLVERLKAAEKELERMRQASARAAAANAAAGAERIGNVRLVAQRMSAGMTAADLRSLVGDVRAKLGSDPAVVALIAEGENQSVPYAVGANPAAQDLGLNANELVQQLAMAVDGRGGGKADLAQGSGKNPAGIDAALDAVRSKVTAIARVG, from the coding sequence GTGCAGACACACGAGATCAGGAAGCGGTTCCTTGATCATTTCGTGAAGGCGGGTCACACCGAGGTGCCCAGCGCTTCGGTCATCCTGGACGACCCGAACCTGTTGTTCGTCAATGCGGGAATGGTTCAGTTCGTGCCCTTCTTCCTGGGGCAACGCACGCCGCCGTACACGAGGGCGACCAGCATCCAGAAGTGCATCCGCACCCCGGACATCGACGAGGTGGGCATCACCACCCGGCACAACACGTTTTTCCAGATGGCCGGGAACTTTTCGTTCGGCGACTATTTCAAGCGCGGCGCCATCGAGCTGGCCTGGGACCTGCTGACCAACAGTGTCTCCGAGGGGGGCTACGGCCTCGACCCGAACAGGCTGTGGGCCACGGTCTACCTCGACGACGACGAGGCAGCGGAGTTGTGGCAGGAAATCGCCAACCTGCCCCCCGAGCGGATCCAGCGCCGCGGCATGGCCGACAACTACTGGTCGATGGGCATCCCCGGACCCTGCGGTCCATCCTCGGAGATCTACTACGACCGGGGGCCCGAGTTCGGCCCTGAGGGCGGACCCATCGTCAACGAGGACCGCTACCTCGAGGTCTGGAACCTGGTCTTCATGCAGAACGAGCGTGGTGAGGGGACCAACAAAGAGGACTACGAGATCCTGGGCCCGCTGCCGCGCAAGAACATCGACACCGGCATGGGTGTCGAGCGCATCGCCCTGGTGCTGCAAGACGTACACAACGTCTACGAGACCGACCTGCTGCGGCCGGTGATCGACCTGGTGGCCGAGCGCGCGCCGCGCCCCTACGACGTGGGAAACCACGCCGACGACGTGCGGTACCGCATCATCGCCGACCACACCCGCACCGCCGCGATCCTGATCGGCGATGGCGTCAGCCCCGGCAACGACGGCCGCGGCTACGTGCTGCGCCGGTTGCTGCGCCGGGTCATTCGGTCCGCCAAGCTGCTGGGCATCGAAGATCCTGTCGTCGGTGACCTGATGGCCACCGTCCGCGACTCGATGGGCCCGTCCTATCCCGAGCTGGCCACCGACTTCGAGCGGATCAACCGCATCGCGGTCGCCGAGGAAACTGCGTTCAACCGGACTCTGGCGTCCGGTTCCAAGCTGTTCGAGGACGTCGCCAAAGCAACGAAATCCACTGGCACGAAAGTTGTCTCGGGCTCGGATGCGTTCACCTTGCACGACACCTACGGCTTCCCGATCGAGCTCACCCTCGAGATGGCGAACGAAGCCGGCCTGACGGTGGACGAGGCCGGTTTCCGCGAATTGATGGCCGAGCAGCGGCAGCGCGCGAAGGCGGACGCCGCCGCACGCAAGCATGCGCATGCCGACCTGACCGCCTACCGCGAGCTGGTCGACGCCGGCCCCACCGAGTTCACCGGGTTCGACGAACTGACTTCCCAGGCAAAGATTCTGGGCATCTTCGTCGACGGCCAGCGGGTTCCGGTGGTGGCGCACACCGATGCAGTCGCGGCCGACCGGGTGGAGCTCATCCTGGACCGCACGCCGCTGTACGCCGAGTCGGGCGGGCAGATCGCCGACGCCGGAACCATCACCGGTACCGGGGCCAGTGCCAGCGCGAAGGCCGCCGTCACCGACGTACAGAAGATCGCCAAAACCGTTCATGTACACCGGGTCAATGTGGAGTCGGGCGAGTTCGTCGAGGGCGACACCGTCATCGCCGAAGTGGACCCGGGCTGGCGCAAGGGCGCCACCCAAGGTCACTCGGGCACCCACATGGTGCACGCCGCGCTGCGCCAGGTGCTGGGACCCAACGCCGTGCAGGCCGGCTCGCTGAACCGGCCGGGCTACCTGCGCTTCGACTTCAACTGGCAGGGACCGCTGACCGAAGAGCAGCGCCTCCAGATCGAAGAAGTCACCAACGAAGCTGTGCAGGCCGACTTCGAGGTGCACACTTTCATCGAGCAACTCGAGAAAGCCAAGGCGATGGGAGCGATGGCCCTGTTCGGCGAGTCCTACCCGGACCAGGTGCGGGTGGTGGAGATCGGCGGACCCTTTTCGCTGGAGCTGTGCGGCGGCACTCACGTGCACAACTCGGCGCAGATCGGCCCGGTCACCATCCTGGGCGAGTCGTCGATCGGCTCGGGTGTGCGCCGGGTCGAGGCTTACGTCGGGCTGGATTCCTTCCGTCACCTGGCCAAGGAGCGCGCCCTGATGGCCGGGCTCGCGTCGACGCTGAAGGTGCCGTCCGAAGAGGTGCCCACCCGGGTGGCCAATCTGGTGGAACGACTCAAGGCGGCCGAAAAGGAACTCGAGCGCATGCGCCAGGCCAGTGCCCGGGCTGCGGCCGCCAACGCTGCCGCCGGCGCCGAGCGCATCGGTAACGTGCGTCTGGTGGCGCAACGGATGTCAGCCGGGATGACCGCCGCCGACTTGCGTTCTCTGGTGGGCGACGTCCGCGCCAAGCTCGGCAGCGATCCGGCCGTGGTCGCGTTGATCGCCGAGGGGGAGAACCAGAGCGTGCCGTACGCCGTCGGGGCCAATCCCGCCGCCCAGGACCTCGGGCTGAACGCCAACGAGCTGGTCCAGCAGCTGGCCATGGCGGTGGATGGTCGCGGCGGCGGCAAGGCCGATCTGGCGCAGGGCTCCGGCAAGAATCCGGCCGGCATCGACGCCGCGCTCGATGCGGTCCGCTCCAAGGTCACGGCGATAGCGCGGGTTGGTTGA
- the ruvX gene encoding Holliday junction resolvase RuvX — protein MIESAHRLPNRPGDSDQTSGPAPGKGRRLGIDVGKVRIGVAASDPDGILATPVETVRRDRSGKHVRRLAALVAEFEAVEVIVGLPRTLADRIGPSAQDATEVAEALGQRIAPIPVRLFDERLTTVTAQRSLRDAGVRARDQRAVIDQAAAVAILQGWLDQRRSMAAAAETSEATDD, from the coding sequence GTGATCGAATCAGCGCATCGCCTGCCCAACCGGCCGGGCGACTCAGACCAGACGTCCGGCCCCGCGCCGGGCAAGGGTCGTCGGCTGGGGATCGACGTGGGCAAGGTGCGCATCGGCGTGGCCGCCAGCGACCCCGACGGCATCCTCGCCACGCCGGTGGAAACGGTGCGCCGTGACCGGTCCGGCAAGCATGTGCGTCGACTCGCCGCGTTGGTCGCGGAGTTCGAGGCGGTGGAAGTCATCGTCGGGCTGCCGCGCACCCTGGCCGACCGCATCGGCCCGTCTGCGCAGGACGCGACCGAGGTAGCCGAGGCGCTGGGCCAGCGCATCGCGCCGATTCCCGTGCGGCTCTTCGACGAGCGCCTGACCACTGTCACCGCCCAGCGGTCGCTGCGCGACGCCGGCGTCCGTGCCAGGGACCAGCGCGCGGTCATCGACCAGGCCGCCGCGGTGGCAATCCTGCAGGGATGGCTGGACCAGCGCCGCAGCATGGCGGCTGCTGCCGAGACGAGCGAGGCCACCGATGATTGA